In Magnolia sinica isolate HGM2019 chromosome 12, MsV1, whole genome shotgun sequence, a single genomic region encodes these proteins:
- the LOC131219930 gene encoding uncharacterized protein LOC131219930: MGWNLLKGNSLWARFMSAKYLDNLFSHQGRMGSVFSPCWKEILSALPFALLHSRLLIGEGNGSFWYKNWMGRGILAGAAVSPIPHHLQAAQVKDFNPISGSWSLSDIQNIISPSALHHISATYVGISNRQDKFIWDLSLKGTFSLKSSWNNITQHSLKEAWSKWLWNRYLPPKLVVFGWKTVHAAVPVDATIQFCGIPLASQCEWCCSHSACPPVETSSSHLTRGQSRTSMLLPQHNNVETLDHLLSTGRSATAVWDYFSDHFDIPVIHNLPPPSASPPPLKPEIVRWFKPPDQWLKLNIDGSSRGNPGESGGGGVCWDHLGRFIFAFHKHYEFSSNTSAEARAMLDGLNICAEMSLQNIILKTDSEVIADDLKVLGSSNLWNIWYILGKIRDLFCRLNVVIHHTYREGNVVADALARLASNGSPDKIFLLRSRLPRCSLRYMIGAAASFFVGAS; encoded by the exons ATGGGGTGGAATTTACTGAAAGGAAACTCCCTCTGGGCCAGATTTATGTCAGCCAAATACCTTGACAATCTCTTCTCTCATCAGGGTAGGATGGGGTCGGTTTTTTCCCCCTGTTGGAAAGAGATCCTCTCTGCTCTGCCATTCGCTCTTCTCCACTCCAGGTTGTTGATTGGGGAAGGTAACGGCAGCTTCTGGTACAAAAATTGGATGGGCAGAGGCATTCTCGCTGGGGCGGCTGTCAGCCCCATTCCTCATCATCTTCAAGCGGCTCAGGTTAAAGACTTCAACCCCATTTCTGGTAGCTGGTCCTTATCTGATATCCAGAACATTATATCCCCATCAGCCCTGCATCACATTTCAGCTACTTATGTAGGCATCTCCAACAGACAGGACAAATTCATCTGGGACCTTTCGTTGAAGGGCACTTTCTCCCTGAAGTCTTCTTGGAACAACATCACACAACATTCGCTCAAGGAAGCATGGTCCAAATGGCTGTGGAACCGCTATCTCCCTCCGAAATTGGTTGTCTTTGGTTGGAAAACCGTCCACGCAGCTGTTCCAGTCGATGCTACAATTCAGTTTTGTGGAATCCCTCTTGCTTCACAATGTGAATGGTGTTGCTCTCACTCCGCCTGTCCTCCAGTTGAGACGTCTTCCTCTCACCTGACCAGGGGTCAGTCCAGAACTTCTATGCTTCTCCCCCAGCACAACAATGTGGAGACATTGGATCATCTCCTGAGCACCGGCAGATCAGCAACTGCTGTGTGGGACTATTTTAGCGACCATTTTGATATCCCAGTCATCCACAAC CTCCCCCCTCCTTCCGCCTCCCCCCCCCCTCTCAAGCCTGAAATTGTCAGGTGGTTTAAACCACCAGACCAGTGGCTAAAACTCAACATTGATGGTTCTTCACGTGGTAATCCTGGCGAGAGTGGGGGCGGTGGTGTCTGCTGGGATCACTTGGGCCGGTTTATCTTTGCCTTCCACAAGCACTATGAGTTTTCTTCCAACACTTCAGCGGAAGCTAGGGCCATGCTTGACGGCCTCAACATTTGTGCTGAAATGAGCCTGCAGAATATCATTCTAAAAACTGACTCCGAGGTTATTGCTGATGACTTGAAGGTCTTGGGCTCCTCCAATCTGTGGAATATTTGGTATATCTTGGGGAAGATTAGAGATTTGTTCTGCAGGTTAAACGTCGTGATCCATCATACTTACAGAGAAGGGAATGTCGTGGCTGATGCCCTAGCAAGGTTGGCTAGCAATGGATCCCCTGACAAGATTTTCCTCCTTCGCTCACGTCTCCCAAG GTGTAGCTTGAGGTATATGATAGGTGcggctgcctcattttttgttgggGCCTCCTGA